A portion of the Capra hircus breed San Clemente chromosome 24, ASM170441v1, whole genome shotgun sequence genome contains these proteins:
- the LIPG gene encoding endothelial lipase — MRNTVLQLCLWSAYCCFATGDPIPLGPEGRLQDEFDKSRVVPTAAKPPVRFNLRTSEDPEHEGCDLSLGRSQPLEDCGFNVTAKTFFIIHGWTMSGMFENWLYKLVSALQTREKGANVVVVDWLPLAHQLYVDAVNNTRGVGLSIAQMLDWLQGKEDFSLGNVHLIGYSLGAHVAGYAGNFVKGTVGRITGLDPAGPLFEGADIHKRLSPDDADFVDVLHTYTRSFGLSIGIQMPVGHIDIYPNGGDFQPGCGLNDVLGSIAYGTIAEVLKCEHERAVHLFVDSLVNQDKPSFAFQCTDSNRFKKGICLSCRKNRCNSIGYNAKKTRNKRNSKMYLKTRAGMPFRVYHYQMKIHVFSYKNMGEMEPTFYVTLYGTNADSQVLPLEMVEQIGLNATNTFLVYTEEDLGDLLKIRLTWEGKSQSWYNLWKELRSYLTQPRGSKQELHIRRIRVKSGETQQKLTFCAEDLENTLISPGQELWFHKCRDGWRMKNETSPTVEHL; from the exons ATGAGAAACACCGTTCTTCAGCTCTGCCTGTGGAGCGCCTATTGTTGCTTTGCCACGGGAGACCCCATACCCCTTGGTCCAGAGGGACGGCTGCAAg ATGAGTTCGACAAATCCAGGGTGGTACCGACTGCTGCCAAACCTCCTGTGAGATTTAACCTCCGCACCTCGGAGGACCCAGAGCACGAAGGATGCGATCTCTCCCTTGGCCGCAGCCAGCCCTTAGAGGACTGTGGCTTCAACGTGACAGCCAAGACCTTTTTCATCATTCACGGATGGACG atGAGTGGCATGTTTGAGAACTGGTTGTACAAACTGGTGTCAGCCCTGCAGACGAGAGAGAAAGGAGCCAACGTCGTGGTGGTGGACTGGCTCCCACTGGCTCACCAGCTTTACGTAGATGCGGTCAATAACACAAGGGGTGTGGGACTCAGCATCGCACAGATGCTCGACTGGCTTCAG GGCAAGGAGGACTTTTCTCTTGGGAATGTTCACTTGATTGGCTACAGCCTCGGAGCTCACGTGGCCGGGTACGCGGGCAACTTCGTGAAAGGCACGGTGGGCAGAATCACGG GTTTGGATCCTGCTGGGCCTTTGTTTGAAGGGGCGGACATCCACAAGAGGCTGTCCCCTGATGACGCAGACTTCGTGGATGTCCTGCACACCTACACGCGCTCCTTTGGCTTGAGCATCGGCATTCAGATGCCTGTGGGTCACATCGACATCTACCCTAACGGGGGTGACTTCCAGCCAGGCTGTGGACTCAACGACGTCTTGGGGTCGATCGCATATGGAA CCATCGCAGAGGTGCTGAAATGTGAGCACGAGCGGGCAGTGCATCTTTTTGTCGACTCTCTGGTGAATCAGGACAAGCCGAGCTTTGCGTTCCAGTGCACAGACTCCAACCGCTTCAAAAAGGGAATCTGTCTCAGTTGCAGGAAGAACCGTTGTAATAGCATTGGCTACAATGCCAAGAAAACAAGGAACAAGAGGAACAGCAAAATGTACCTAAAAACCCGGGCGGGCATGCCTTTCAGAG TTTACCATTATCAGATGAAAATCCATGTCTTCAGCTACAAGAACATGGGAGAAATGGAACCCACCTTTTATGTCACCCTTTATGGCACCAACGCAGACTCCCAGGTTCTGCCTTTGGAAAT GGTGGAGCAGATCGGGCTGAATGCCACCAACACCTTCCTAGTCTACACCGAGGAGGACTTGGGAGACCTCCTGAAGATCAGACTCACGTGGGAGGGCAAGTCTCAGTCCTGGTACAACCTGTGGAAGGAGCTTCGCAGCTACCTGACTCAGCCCCGCGGCTCCAAGCAGGAGCTGCATATCAGACGCATCCGGGTCAAGTCTGGGGAAACCCAGCAGAA